The proteins below come from a single Malus sylvestris chromosome 3, drMalSylv7.2, whole genome shotgun sequence genomic window:
- the LOC126614282 gene encoding uncharacterized protein LOC126614282, producing MRDKVACFNENAVNVSHPSCSSYANTSCVSPNLTPSVQNAVSCFYKITLSSTQKQLLVTVSWCKNHYAQGLTIKLSDDPSAASFKLNTNSGIFRKKKGTKVIESDNLKTEIFWDLSRAKYDVSGPEPVEGFYILVMIDSEIGLVLGDMAGEAVSKKFKTSGVAKASLVSRQEHCSGNALYSTRAQFSDTGIEHDILIKYSGENEGLKHPVLSVCIDKKTVIRVKRLKWNFRGNQTIFVDGLLVDLMWDVHNWFFNPSSRYAVFMFRTRRGTDSRLWLEEKMVHTEHDKVEFSLLMYACKIS from the coding sequence ATGAGAGACAAAGTTGCTTGTTTCAATGAAAATGCAGTAAATGTGTCTCATCCTTCATGTTCTAGCTATGCAAACACTTCTTGTGTTTCTCCAAACTTAACTCCTTCAGTCCAAAATGCAGTCTCATGCTTCTACAAAATCACTCTCTCCTCCACTCAAAAGCAGCTTTTGGTCACAGTCTCCTGGTGCAAAAACCACTACGCACAAGGCTTGACCATTAAGCTTTCTGACGATCCCTCAGCAGCATCCTTCAAGTTGAACACGAATTCGGGTATCTTCAGAAAGAAGAAAGGCACCAAAGTCATCGAATCTGATAATTTGAAGACAGAAATCTTTTGGGATCTCTCTAGAGCAAAGTATGATGTTAGTGGTCCTGAACCTGTAGAGGGTTTTTACATTTTGGTCATGATTGATTCAGAAATAGGCCTAGTTCTTGGTGACATGGCGGGAGAAGCTGTAAGCAAGAAGTTCAAGACCAGCGGTGTTGCGAAAGCCTCTCTTGTTTCGAGGCAAGAGCATTGTTCCGGAAATGCTCTTTATTCCACCAGAGCTCAATTCAGTGACACAGGCATTGAACATGACATTTTGATAAAATATAGTGGGGAAAATGAAGGCTTAAAACATCCGGTTTTATCCGTTTGCATCGATAAAAAGACGGTCATTCGAGTGAAGAGGCTGAAGTGGAATTTTAGAGGGAATCAGACAATTTTTGTTGATGGGTTGCTTGTTGATCTGATGTGGGATGTTCATAACTGGTTCTTCAATCCTTCATCAAGGTATGCAGTGTTCATGTTCAGAACAAGACGTGGGACGGATAGCAGATTGTGGTTGGAAGAGAAGATGGTGCACACGGAGCACGACAAAGTTGAATTCTCCTTGTTGATGTATGCCTGTAAGATCTCATAA
- the LOC126616999 gene encoding uncharacterized protein LOC126616999, which produces MALLSLLIATLSDDAMKHVIGCKTSQEAWNALQDRYASASVSRINQLKTKFHTAQKGEDSIDKFLLKLKAIKDQLISAGERVSKNDLVIAVLTGLPQEFDMIRIVILARETPISLKDFRAQLLSAELTIESRVSALTGSMVAMYMNGDNGKGHTGSYQANGTYHGESFGASGYQGGETSNIGATDYQGGYGFTGSNQRTFPSQNRGSFNSNRNSYGNNASKPYFGNKNKGSNNTFSDPGRNSQSSFNGQSSNGGSNSGSNWQNWNGNTTYRSSITPECQICSRRGHTTPNCHFRSTTNANQYPILVCQICGKKGHTALECFHRNNYAYQGAPPPPSLTALSTQGQSSFSPASSESQPHGFSAADTWVLDTRATHHMTANLNNMNQVTAYNGDEKIVIRNGKGLDVKHIGSTNLFTSDHCLFLKNVLHVPHITVNLLSLKKLCHDNDCWFICDDTVFFIQDKATNVVLYQGRSDGELFTIHVTVFSRSCYVNKGTQDVKVGFVGKMIKIVIWHKRLGHHSEEILTAMLKVAKVPVSIDSSQSMYTSCISSQMCRQSFPTHVSVANGKGEPVLGK; this is translated from the coding sequence ATGGCTTTACTCAGTTTGCTTATTGCCACTTTATCTGATGATGCAATGAAGCATGTTATTGGCTGTAAAACATCACAGGAAGCATGGAATGCTTTACAAGATCGTTATGCATCTGCGTCAGTTTCGAGAATAAATCAGTTAAAGACTAAGTTTCATACTGCACAGAAAGGAGAGGATTCGATTGATaaatttttgttgaaattaAAGGCTATAAAAGATCAGTTAATCTCTGCTGGAGAAAGGGTTTCAAAAAATGATCTGGTTATTGCTGTTTTAACTGGATTACCACAGGAATTTGATATGATTAGAATTGTGATTTTGGCAAGAGAGACACCAATTTCTTTGAAAGATTTTCGTGCACAGCTTCTTAGTGCTGAACTTACCATAGAATCTAGAGTTTCAGCTCTTACAGGTTCAATGGTAGCAATGTATATGAATGGGGATAATGGTAAAGGACATACTGGTTCCTATCAAGCAAATGGTACTTATCATGGTGAAAGCTTCGGGGCTAGTGGTTATCAAGGAGGTGAAACTTCCAACATAGGGGCTACTGACTATCAAGGAGGATATGGGTTTACTGGCAGTAATCAGAGGACTTTTCCTTCTCAGAATAGAGGGTCATTCAATTCTAATAGGAACTCTTATGGAAATAATGCTTCAAAACCTTACTTTGGCAACAAGAATAAGGGGTCGAATAACACTTTCTCTGATCCAGGTCGAAATTCTCAGTCAAGTTTTAATGGTCAGTCATCTAATGGTGGATCAAATAGTGGTTCAAATTGGCAGAATTGGAATGGGAATACTACTTATAGATCATCAATTACTCCTGAATGTCAAATATGCTCACGGAGAGGTCACACTACACCTAATTGTCATTTCAGAAGTACTACTAATGCCAATCAATATCCAATCTTGGTGTGTCAGATTTGTGGAAAGAAGGGTCATACTGCATTAGAGTGTTTTCACAGGAACAATTATGCATATCAAGGGGCTCCACCACCTCCATCACTCACTGCCTTATCTACACAAGGTCAATCTAGTTTCTCTCCAGCATCAAGTGAGTCTCAACCACATGGGTTTTCTGCTGCTGACACATGGGTGCTCGATACTAGAGCTACTCACCATATGACAGCAAATCTCAATAATATGAACCAAGTTACTGCATACAATGGTGATGAAAAGATAGTCATTAGAAATGGTAAAGGTTTGGATGTGAAGCATATTGGTTCTACTAATCTTTTTACTTCGGATCATTGTTTATTCCTAAAAAATGTTTTGCATGTCCCACATATTACTGTGAATCTTTTATCACTAAAGAAATTATGTCATGATAATGACTGctggtttatatgtgatgatacTGTGTTTTTCATACAGGACAAGGCAACCAATGTGGTACTCTACCAAGGAAGGAGTGATGGGGAACTCTTTACAATACATGTGACAGTGTTTTCAAGATCTTGCTATGTGAATAAAGGAACACAAGATGTGAAGGTTGGCTTTGTGGGAAAGATGATCAAGATTGTAATTTGGCATAAGAGGTTGGGACACCATTCTGAAGAGATATTGACAGCAATGTTGAAAGTAGCAAAAGTACCAGTTAGTATAGATTCTTCTCAGTCAATGTATACTTCATGCATTTCCAGTCAAATGTGTAGGCAATCTTTTCCTACTCATGTATCTGTAGCAAATGGTAAAGGGGAACCTGTTCTaggaaaatga